A region from the Rosa rugosa chromosome 6, drRosRugo1.1, whole genome shotgun sequence genome encodes:
- the LOC133714616 gene encoding nematode resistance protein-like HSPRO2, producing MVDLDWKAKMVSSDIPSKSPRLSNKLHHLSIPGSFRAAQIQSDISPASEQACSTYEHYLRLPELRKLWCSTDFPAWKSESILKPALQALEISFRFVSTVLSDPRPYANRREWRRRLESLITSQVELIALLIEDDEEDSETRGAAPIVDLSTSGGALARNGSLAEVWRGSGQSTVVSRTSEASLLPRLSAWQKSESMAQKILYSIECEMRSCPYTLGLGEPNLAGKPNLDYDAVCKPSELHLLKRSPYDSHIDNLENQAVYTTHQVLESWVFACHELLKRVNRRVESSDFEKAATDCYLIERVWKLLAEIEDLHLLMDPEDFLRLKNQLKIKTVDDTESFCFRSKGLVEITRLCKDLKHKVPNVLGVEVDPMGGPRIQEAAMRLYSEKTGSEKIHLLQAMQTVESAVKRFFFAYKQVLVVLMGSLEAKGNRVVVSPESGDALSQIFLEPTYFPSLDAAKTFLGDGLSHEIVSERRTRRTR from the coding sequence ATGGTTGATTTGGATTGGAAAGCAAAAATGGTCTCCTCAGATATACCCAGCAAATCCCCCAGGCTCTCCAACAAGCTCCACCACCTCTCCATCCCCGGCTCCTTCCGCGCCGCCCAAATCCAGTCCGACATTTCCCCCGCCTCCGAGCAGGCCTGCTCCACCTACGAACACTACCTCCGCctccccgagctccgcaagctCTGGTGCTCCACCGACTTCCCCGCCTGGAAAAGCGAGTCCATTCTCAAGCCCGCTCTCCAGGCTCTCGAGATCTCTTTCCGGTTCGTCTCCACCGTCCTCTCCGACCCGAGGCCCTACGCCAACCGGAGAGAGTGGCGGCGCCGCCTCGAGTCGCTTATTACTAGTCAGGTTGAGCTCATCGCTTTGTTGATCGAGGACGATGAGGAGGACAGCGAGACGCGCGGAGCGGCGCCGATCGTTGATCTGAGCACGTCCGGCGGCGCGTTGGCTCGCAACGGGAGCTTGGCCGAGGTGTGGAGGGGCTCCGGCCAGAGCACGGTGGTCAGCCGGACCAGCGAGGCCAGCCTGCTGCCGCGGCTCTCCGCGTGGCAGAAGTCGGAGTCGATGGCGCAGAAGATCCTGTACTCGATCGAGTGCGAGATGCGGAGCTGTCCTTACACTCTTGGACTCGGCGAGCCGAACCTCGCCGGAAAACCGAACCTGGATTACGACGCCGTTTGCAAGCCGTCGGAGCTGCATTTGCTAAAGAGGAGCCCGTACGATAGCCACATCGACAACCTAGAGAACCAGGCGGTGTACACCACGCACCAGGTCCTGGAGTCGTGGGTGTTTGCCTGCCACGAGCTCCTGAAGCGCGTGAACCGCCGCGTCGAGTCCAGCGACTTCGAAAAGGCCGCCACCGACTGTTACCTGATCGAGCGCGTCTGGAAGCTTCTGGCGGAAATCGAGGACCTCCACCTGTTAATGGACCCGGAGGACTTTCTCCGGCTCAAGAACCAGTTGAAGATCAAGACGGTGGACGATACGGAGTCGTTTTGCTTCAGGTCGAAGGGACTGGTGGAGATCACCAGGCTGTGTAAGGACTTGAAGCACAAGGTTCCGAACGTGCTGGGAGTGGAGGTGGACCCGATGGGCGGGCCGAGGATCCAGGAGGCGGCGATGAGGCTCTACTCGGAGAAAACCGGGTCGGAGAAGATCCATCTCCTTCAGGCGATGCAGACTGTAGAATCGGCGGTGAAACGTTTCTTCTTCGCGTACAAGCAGGTGCTGGTGGTGTTGATGGGGAGCTTGGAGGCGAAAGGGAACCGGGTCGTGGTGAGCCCGGAGTCCGGCGACGCGCTGAGTCAGATATTCCTGGAGCCGACGTATTTTCCGAGCTTGGACGCCGCGAAGACGTTTCTGGGGGACGGTTTGAGTCACGAAATCGTTTCGGAGAGACGGACGCGGAGGACTAGGTAG
- the LOC133718646 gene encoding LOW QUALITY PROTEIN: cucumisin-like (The sequence of the model RefSeq protein was modified relative to this genomic sequence to represent the inferred CDS: deleted 1 base in 1 codon), translated as MALRWFLLLNLICNILLLVDVTHSAAQDARKAYVVYMGDKPKNGPILPDHHVDMLQDVVDSSNIDIAHEDLLLHSYKRSFNGFAAMLTEQEAQKMIGMDGVVSVFPSKQRSAKTTKSWNFLGFPETVKRSALERDIIVGVMDSGIWPESDSFCDAGFGPPPKKWKGKCQGHGNLTCNNKIIGAQYYRASRSFEEDVESPRDSSGHGTHTASTAAGNTVSKASLNGLGLGTARGGVPSARIAMYKVCWGSSISCEDADILAAFDDAIADSVDILSISVGGLIPSDYLNDPFAIGSFHATRNGILVSMAAGNEGPRAKTVTNFAPWQLSVAATTINRQFITKVQLGNGKLYEGLLPNIYDLRGKFYPLIYGGDGPNKKAGVDGTISRFCIRDALEEDLIKGKIVLCDGPIDGAGVGAILGGAAGIVLTGKKSRDDELGPYPVPASYVGLEENSDIYKYINSTRNATATIWKSEEISDVLAPYVPSYSSRGPNPVNPNILKPDLAAPGTYILAAYPPSGGGSRARYYIETGTSMACPHATAVAAYVKSFHPKWSPAAIQSALITTAIPMSAKTSPDAEFAYGAGLINPSTAPYPGLVYNLDEQDYIDFLCSQGYSGKLLQTITRDKTSCSSKSINGTANDMNYPSFALSIKDLKFVNGVFHRTVTNVGSSKSTYRAKVVAPLGLKIDVSPSVLSFTSLGQKKSFVVTIKGSIEKSNLVSASLVWDDGAFQVRSPMVVYVAV; from the exons ATGGCTCTTCGATGGTTTCTCCTTCTCaacctcatttgcaatattctaCTGCTTGTCGATGTTACTCACTCAGCTGCTCAGGATGCCCGAAAG GCTTATGTTGTGTATATGGGCGACAAGCCAAAGAACGGGCCCATATTACCTGATCATCATGTGGATATGCTACAGGACGTAGTTGACAGTAGCAACATTGATATTGCACATGAAGATCTGCTTCTTCACAGCTACAAGAGAAGTTTCAATGGATTTGCTGCAATGCTCACAGAGCAAGAAGCACAAAAAATGATTG GAATGGATGGTGTAGTATCTGTCTTCCCAAGCAAACAAAGGAGCGCCAAAACAACAAAGTCATGGAACTTTCTTGGATTTCCAGAAACAGTAAAGAGAAGCGCCCTTGAAAGGGATATCATTGTAGGTGTGATGGATAGTGGAATTTGGCCAGAGTCGGACAGCTTTTGTGATGCTGGTTTTGGTCCTCCACCCAAGAAATGGAAAGGCAAATGTCAAGGCCATGGAAATCTTACTTGTAACAA TAAAATCATCGGAGCACAGTATTACCGTGCTTCTCGATCCTTCGAAGAAGATGTTGAGTCTCCAAGAGACTCAAGCGGTCATGGAACTCACACTGCATCAACAGCAGCTGGGAACACAGTGAGCAAGGCAAGCCTAAATGGTTTAGGGTTGGGAACAGCAAGAGGAGGGGTACCATCAGCACGTATTGCTATGTACAAAGTATGTTGGGGCAGCAGCATCAGCTGTGAAGATGCTGACATTCTAGCGGCATTCGATGATGCCATTGCTGACAGTGTCGACATTCTCTCTATTTCCGTTGGAGGCCTTATTCCATCTGATTATTTGAATGATCCATTTGCAATTGGGTCATTTCACGCTACCAGAAATGGGATATTAGTTTCCATGGCCGCTGGTAACGAAGGTCCGAGGGCAAAAACTGTGACAAATTTTGCACCATGGCAACTTTCTGTGGCTGCTACCACAATAAACCGCCAGTTCATCACCAAGGTTCAATTGGGTAACGGTAAACTCTATGAG GGACTCTTACCAAACATATATGACCTCCGGGGTAAATTCTATCCATTAATTTATGGTGGAGACGGACCCAATAAAAAAGCAGGTGTTGATGGGACTATCTCCAG GTTTTGTATAAGAGATGCCTTAGAAGAAGATTTGATCAAAGGTAAAATTGTGCTTTGTGATGGCCCTATCGATGGGGCTGGGGTTGGGGCCATATTGGGTGGTGCAGCCGGAATTGTTCTGACAGGAAAAAAAAGTCGT GATGACGAGCTTGGCCCTTATCCCGTGCCTGCATCTTACGTCGGATTGGAAGAAAACAGCGACATTTACAAATACATAAACTCAACAAG GAACGCAACTGCAACTATTTGGAAAAGTGAAGAGATTAGTGATGTATTGGCTCCATATGTGCCCTCCTACTCATCGAGGGGCCCAAATCCGGTCAATCCCAACATTCTCAAG CCAGATTTAGCAGCTCCAGGAACTTACATTCTGGCAGCATATCCCCCAAGTGGTGGTGGCAGTAGAGCTAGATACTATATAGAAACCGGGACATCAATGGCATGCCCCCATGCTACGGCCGTAGCTGCATACGTCAAATCATTTCACCCTAAATGGTCACCGGCTGCTATCCAATCGGCTCTTATCACTACTG CTATACCTATGAGTGCCAAAACTAGCCCTGACGCTGAATTTGCATACGGAGCTGGCCTAATAAACCCTTCTACGGCGCCATATCCTGGTTTGGTGTACAATCTTGATGAACAAGACTACATAGATTTTTTGTGTTCACAAGGATACAGTGGTAAACTATTGCAAACCATAACTAGGGACAAGACTAGTTGCTCATCAAAATCTATTAATGGAACAGCTAATGACATGAACTATCCTTCTTTTGCACTTTCCATCAAGGATCTGAAATTTGTCAATGGGGTCTTCCATAGGACTGTCACTAATGTTGGATCGTCAAAATCCACATATAGAGCTAAAGTGGTGGCTCCATTGGGACTCAAAATCGATGTGAGTCCAAGTGTGCTATCGTTCACATCTCTCGGGCAAAAGAAATCTTTTGTTGTCACTATAAAAGGGTCGATTGAGAAATCAAATCTAGTCTCTGCATCTTTGGTGTGGGATGATGGTGCTTTCCAAGTCAGGAGCCCCATGGTTGTCTATGTTGCTGTTTAA